The Cytobacillus oceanisediminis genomic interval GATTTAATGAGGATTGGCCCAAGGAATGTAGAGGCGGTAAAACAGGAACTTTCATCCTTGAAAATTGCCATTTTAGCTGAAGATGTGGGGGGCCACAGCGGCAGAACAATCGAATTTAACCCTCAATCAGGCGAACTGATGATTCGGACTGTAAACAAAGTTCAAGTGATTATTTAAGCGCATGTTTTAAAGTATGTGCAGTTTTTAAAGAATCAGCTTTTTTATTCCGCTTTAAAAAATCTGTAAGCAAAATTCGCAAATTACTAGATTATCACCGCCAGCCATAAAAGCTGATTTTTCTCCGGCTTATTTTTAAATCTCTCCAATAACCTCTTCGAAGAACACGTCCCCTCTTTGTTGGTTAAAAGTGAGCGGTGAAGACGGAAGTTAATATTTTTATAGGAAACATTTTGATATACTGACAACAATAGTTAATAGAAATGGAAACGTTTGAGGAGGATGGCCATGGCAGACCTGATAACAGAAGAAAGCACATACTGGGCTAAATGGGTCGACTCTCGTGATGCTCAAGCGGGGAATTTTCTTGTGAAAAAATATTTGCCTCTTGTAAGCTATCATGTACAGCGGGTATCCGCTACCCTGCCGAAGAATGTTTCAAGAGATGACATTCGAAGCCTGGGGCTAATGGGGTTATATGACGCGCTGGAAAAATTTGATCCTGCAAGAGATTTGAAATTTGATACATATGCTTCTTTTCGCATTCGCGGTGCAATTCTGGATGGATTAAGAAAAGAAGATTGGCTTCCCCGAAGTACGAGGGATAAAGCGAAAAAAATTGAAACTGCCATTGAGAAGCTGGAGCAGCGGCTGATGCGCAATGCAACTGTACATGAAATTGCTGAAGAAGCAGAGATGCAGGAAGATGAAGTGTATTCTGTTATGAACGAACAATTTTACGCAAACATCCTTTCAATTGATGAACAGCCCGATGCTGAAGAAAAAGATGGAAGTTACTACATTAAGGATGAAAAAGCAATTATTCCAGAAGAAAAGGTATTAAAGAATGAAATTTTGGAAGAAATGGCTGAAAAAATCTTACAATTAAATGAAAAAGAGCAGCTGGTGCTAAGTTTATTTTATAAAGAGGAATTAACACTGACAGAAATTGGCGAAGTAATGGGCTTATCTACCTCCCGTATATCTCAAATACATTCAAAGTCAATTTTTAAGCTGAGGCAGCTGCTGGAAAAAGCAATATAACCTTATGTCATTTCTTTCTACAAAGGAAGGAATCAGCATGGAAAATCAATTTCAAATTATAGTCGATCCTCAACGCTTAGCTGCTTTAATTCAGCCGTTAGATATTAATAAGCTGGATGGAGCCGTTCACCATGAAAATTTGCACAAACTGCTTGCTGACGAAAAGATCACACTCGGTGTGAGCGAAGAAATAATCCAGAGAATCTGCAAAGATCCTTTCTCAGTGGAATATCCCATTCTATTAGCAAAAGGAATACCTGCAGAAAACGGCAGTGATGCATACCTGTTAAATGAAGTCACTTTTGACCAGCAAACGAGGAAAAAGGGATTTAATTTTAGAGATGTTCTCCATATTCCTTCTGTTAAAAAGGGACAGCTCCTGGCATCTGTTATTCCTTCTACCCCCGGTGCTCCCGGAAAAGATATTTTTGGACAGTCCGTACCGGCAAAGAATGGAAAATCTTTAAGAGTCAAAGCAGGAAAGAATGTATTTGTAAATGGCGACAAATATTATTCGCTATTGGATGGTCAGGTTAGTTTTACTCCAAACAGCATTTCTGTAAATCCGGTGTTTGAAGTGATTGGCGACCTTGACTTGAAAACCGGGAATATAAATTTTGTTGGGAATGTTATGATACGCGGCAATGTTCCTGCCGGTTATGAGATTAAAGCTGGAGGCGACATCATTGTTACCGGTCTGGTGGAAGGCTCTTTGTTGCAGGCGGATGGCAATGTGCTTATTTCTGGCGGAATTTCCGGCAGTCATAAAGGTTCAGTTATATCGGGAGGTTCTGTTCAGGCAGCATACCTAAATCAGGCAAAAGTAACTGCTGAACAGGACGTAATAATAACAAAATCAATCCTCCACAGTCATGTTCATGCTGGCGGAGCGATTAGGTGCAGCGGCGCATTGGTCATTGGAGGTAAGCTTCTGTCCGGCTCTGATATGGAGATTAAAGAACTGGGCAATCACTTATTTACTAAGACGGAGCTTTTTGCAGGGATGAACTCCAATTTGGATAAGGCCGAAAAAGAGCTCTTAAACGAATCAGCCAAACTGCAGGAAACAATCAAAAAGCTGGATAGTATTGAAGGAAGACTGACAGAAATGGCCAGGCTTACAGGAAAGCTGTCGGAAGAGCAAAGAACCATTATACTCAAACAAAGGGCCACAAAAGCCCATTTGCAGGATAAATTGACCAAAATAAATGAAGAGCTTGCCGAACTGGAAAAAGAAAAAGATGAAAAAATGAATGCTTCGATTCTTATTTATGGAAAGGTCTATCCAAACACTTCTATGCATTTTGGAAAATATTCAAAAGTGATCCGGCAGACAGTCAAATCTTTTAAGTTCCATTTTTCAAAGGGAGAAATAAGAAGTGATCCTTTAGAAACAGCGAAAAACGATCCTTTATTAAGGAAGTGATCTGGGATGAGTTTAAAATCAATAGAACTGCAGATAGCACTGCCAAGAACGTTTGACGCAGGTAAAATCCAGGATCAGCTTCAGCAGAGGGGACAGACAATCAGCGGGTTTGCTGCCGAAAGTACACGGGAAAATGGTGAGAAGCAGCGGACGACCGTGATAAAACATGAGCAGAAACAAAATGTCAATCTTGGCAATGATGACAGCGAAAGCCAAAAAGAGGCCGGGGGACATGATCGGAAAGAAAATCAGAAAAAAGACAGCAATGACAAACAGAACCATCCGTACAAAGGGAAGGTTATTGACTACAGCGGATAGAGGGATATCATGACAGCTTTTCTATTAGCTATTAGCCTGCTGCTGAATATTGTAGCGTTATTAGCCATTATTTTGCTGTTTCTGCGTCAGAATAAATTAATGGAAACAGAGAAAAAACAGGAGAAAGTGCTTGTTGAAATGGAAGAGGTTATATCTTCTTACCTTATTCAAATGAAGGAAGAAAACGATGATTTTATTAACAAATTTTCGCAGATAAATGCTAAAAACCAAATATCTGTAAAAGAAAAAAGTATCCGGTTAAATACGGAAGGAAAAAGTGATGAACATATAGCTAGTGCTGATGAGAAATCAATACGAATAGCCAGAGCATCCGTATTCCAGGCATCTAAAGCCTACAAAAATAATTTAAGGGCTTCAGAGGAAGAATTGAATGAAACAGAAGGTTTAACATCTATAAAGGAAGCTGAATCTGTAATGCAGTCAGACAGCAGTCAGCGGGCTAAAGAAGCGATTTTTTCATCAATGGAAGATCAAGTGTTTGTGATGAAAAAACAGGGAATGAATGTGGAGGATATTGCAAAGAAATTAGGAAAAGGGAAGACAGAAATCGAGTTAATGCTTAAATTTCGTCAAAATCAGCAAGAATAGCTTGATTGTGGAAAACACTTATGCTATATTAACAAATGGTGTTAATACACACGCTTATGGATTTAGCCGGATGGTGCTGTTCACATGCAGTTGCCGGCTGAAAATGATATGGGCGGAGGAAATAAAAACCATTAGGAGGAAACACAAATGTCAGTAATTTCAATGAAGCAATTGCTTGAAGCTGGTGTACACTTCGGACACCAAACACGCCGCTGGAACCCTAAGATGAAGAAATATATCTTCACTGAGCGTAACGGCATCTACATCATCGACCTTCAAAAGACTGTTAAGAAGGTAGAAGAGGCTTACAACTTCGTTAAGGAGCTTGCTGGAAACGGCGGTACAATCCTTTTCGTAGGAACTAAGAAACAAGCTCAAGATTCTGTTAAAGAAGAAGCAATCCGTTCTGGTATGTTCTATGTGAACCAGCGCTGGTTGGGCGGAACTTTAACAAACTTTGAAACAATCCAAAAGCGTATTGCGCGTTTAAAGGATATCGAAAGAATGTCTGAAGACGGAACTTTCGAAGTTCTTCCTAAAAAAGAAGTTGTTCAATTGAAGAAAGAGCAAGAGCGCTTAGAGAAGTTCTTAGGCGGAATCAAAGACATGAAGAGCCTTCCAGATGCTCTATTCATCATTGACCCGCGCAAAGAGCGAATTGCTGTTGCAGAAGCACATAAATTAAACATCCCTATCGTTGGTATCGTTGATACAAACTGTGATCCGGATGAAATTGATGTTGTAATTCCTGCAAACGATGATGCTATCCGTGCTGTTAAATTGTTAACAGGCAAAATGGCAGATGCTATCCTTGAAGCTAAACAAGGTGAAGAAGTTACAACTGCTTAATAGAAAAGCGGAGGCGCCTTGGAGCGCAGGAGCTGTACTGCTCTAAGGTGCTTTTTTCTTGATTTAAAGAAGGTGATAAGAGGGAGCACCCTTTATCACCTTTTTTTAAAGAAAAGCCAAAGTTTAGTTTTCCATACAGCTATAAATGGTAAAGATATTATTACATAACTCATTAAGGAGGATCTCATAATGGCAATTACTGCTCAAATGGTTAAAGAACTTCGTGAAAAAACAGGCGCAGGCATGATGGACTGCAAAAAAGCACTTCAGGAAACTGATGGTGATATGGAAAAAGCAATCGACTTCCTTCGTGAAAAAGGAATCGCTAAAGCTGCTAAGAAAGGTGACCGTATTGCTGCGGAAGGTCTTACTTCTGTTAAAGTTGACGGAAACGAAGCTGTTATCCTTGAAGTAAACTCTGAAACAGATTTCGTTGCAAAGAACGAAGGATTCCAAACTCTTGTAAAAGAAATCGCTGAGCATTTGCTTGCTAATAAGCCGGCTTCTGTAGAAGAAGCAGCTGGCCAGACAATGGCTAACGGTGCAACTTTAGAATCTCACATCAACAGTGCGATTGCTAAAATCGGAGAAAAGCTTTCTCTTCGCCGCTTCGAAATCAAAACAAAAACTGACAGCGATGCTTTCGGTGCTTACCTTCACATGGGCGGACGCATTGGTGTGTTAACAGTTCTTGAGGGAACAACTGACGAAGATGCAGCGAAAGATGTTGCAATGCATATTGCTGCCCTAAACCCTAAATATGTATCTCGTGATGAAGTATCACAGGACGAAGTAGAGCGCGAGCGTCAAGTGTTAACTCAGCAAGCTCTTAACGAAGGCAAGCCTGAGAACATCGTTGCTAAGATGGTTGAAGGGCGCCTTGGCAAATATTTCGAAGATGTTTGCGTAAACGACCAGGCTTTTGTTAAAAACCCTGATCAAAAAGTAGGCAAATTCGTTGAATCTAAAGGCGGAAAAATCCTTGAGTTCGTTCGCTACGAAGTTGGAGAAGGCATCGAAAAGCGTGAGGACAACTTCGCTGAAGAAGTAATGAACCAGGTTAAGAAGTAATTTTTGAATATTAATTAATTCAGCTATGATTCAGGGAACACTTTGTGTTCCCTGTTTTTCAAGAATGAGATAAAATTAAAGAAGCTATGGTGAGTTTTTATACTACATATGGAGGTTCTTATGAGCAGCCCTAAATACAAACGCGTGGTCTTGAAATTAAGTGGAGAAGCTTTAGCAGGAGAGCAAGGTTTCGGAATTAATCCTTCAGTGATTAAATCAATTGCTGCACAGGTTAAGGATCTGGCTGCATTAGGTGTTGAGGTTGCCGTTGTTGTCGGCGGCGGAAACATCTGGCGCGGAAAGATCGGAGAAGAAATGGGTATGGACAGAGCAAATGCCGACTATATGGGAATGCTTGCTACTGTCATGAACTCATTGGCGTTGCAGGATAGCCTCGAGAATCTCGGAGTAGAGACGAGAGTTCAAACCTCAATCGAGATGAGGCAGGTCGCTGAACCGTACATCCGCAGAAGAGCCATCCGCCATCTTGAGAAAAAGCGGGTTGTGATCTTTGCTGCAGGAACCGGAAATCCTTACTTCTCTACTGATACAACAGCAGCATTGCGAGCTGCAGAAATTGAAGCAGAAGTAATTCTAATGGCGAAAAACAATGTAGATGGCGTTTATTCAGCTGACCCTCGCATTGATAAAAATGCTAAGAAATATGATGAGCTTTCCTATCTTGATGTATTGAAAGAAGGATTGGCTGTCATGGATTCTACAGCTTCATCTTTATGCATGGATAACAACATTCCATTAATTGTGTTCTCAATTATGGAAAAAGGCAATATTAACCGCGCCGTAATGGGTGAAACAATCGGAACAATCGTTAGGGGGAAAAAATAATGCCAAAACAAGTTATTGCAGATGCAAAAGAAAGAATGACTAAAGCAATTTCAGCTTACACAAGGGAGCTTGCGAGCATCCGTGCAGGTAAAGCAAATGCTTCATTGCTTGATCGCATCACTGTTGATTACTATGGTGCGCCGACTCCTGTAAATCAGCTTGCCGGGGTGTCTGCTCCAGAAGCACGCCTTTTAGTCATTACTCCTTATGACAAATCCATTCTTGGAGAAATTGAAAAAGCCATTCTTAAATCTGATATCGGCTTAAATCCGTCAAATGACGGCAGTGTTATCAGACTGGCTATTCCTCAGCTTACTGAAGAACGCCGCAAAGAGCTCGTAAAGGTTGTCAAAAAAGAATCTGAAGACGCCAAAGTTGCTATCCGGAATGTTCGCCGCGATGCCAATGATGACCTTAAGAAGCTTGAGAAAAATGGGGAGATCACAGAAGACGATCTTCGCGGTTTTTCTGACGACATTCAAAAACTTACTGATGACCACATCAGTAAGATTGACGAATTAACAAAAGAAAAAGAAAAAGAAATTCTTGCAGTCTAATGACTCTATACTGAGAACCCTCTATCAATAGGGGGTTCTTTTACTCTTTGGGAGCATACATAATCAGATCGTGTGTTTATGCGCTGACTTCGCTGAAATATGCGCAGAAGTATAGCATTCCTATCCTGAATTTAGTTTCTTGTAACATACTCTTTTATAGAGATATATTTAATTATTTTTGGTATGATATTATCATGCGGAAAGAGGCAATATCATAATTTTACCATTAGAATAATCTCTAAAAGATACTATGACTGAATATCAGCTATCAATCAGCGGGGAAAAACCCCCAATGACTGAAGTTTCACTTTATCTTTTATCGGAGGATTAACCTATTTTAAAGGAGCAGACTTATGTTTGATAAAATGAAGTTATGGAAGTCCCAAAACAGTTCTTCCGATCTCCGAGAGAGAGTTGAAAAAATAAAAGAATTGCAAATTCCTGAGCATGTTGCCATCATTATGGATGGAAATGGAAGATGGGCAAAAAAAAGAGCTCTTCCAAGAGTTGCCGGCCATCATGAGGGAATGAAGGTTGTCCGAAAAATCACCAGATTTGCAAGTGATATTGGAGTAAAGACCTTAACTTTATATGCATTCTCTACTGAAAATTGGAAAAGGCCTAAAATGGAAGTGGACTTTCTTATGAAACTGCCTGAGGAATTTCTGGGAACTTTCCTTCCAGAACTGATAGAAGAGAATGTGCAAGTAAGAATGATTGGTTATTTTGACCACTTGCCTGCCCATACCCGCAATGCAGTTTCCAAAGCGATGGAAGAGACAAAGAATAACACCGGCCTGGTGTTGAACTTTGCACTTAATTATGGAAGCAGAGCCGAAATACTCGAAGCCGTCAAGCATGTCTTAAATGATTGCAAAAGTGGTATAATGGATGAAAATGAATTAAATGAAGAAAAATTCTCATCCTACCTCATGACGGGCGGGCTAAAGGATCCCGATCTGCTGATTCGTACAAGCGGTGAAATCAGATTAAGCAATTTTATGCTTTGGCAGCTTGCATACACAGAATTCTGGTTTACGGATGTATTATGGCCGGATTTCAATGAAGAGCAAATGCTCGAAGCAATCGAGGTATTCCAAAGCCGCCAAAGGCGTTTTGGGGGAGTACAATAAAGGTGTTGAAAAATTGAATGAAGCAGCGTATTATCACAGCAATTATATTTGGTGCAGTCCTCCTGCCAGTCATTATCTATGGAGGCATGCCAATCATCATCCTGGCATACTTGCTGGCATCCATTGCACTATATGAACTATTGAAAATGAGAAATTTAAGCTTATTCTCGATTCCAGGCATTATTTCTTTACTATTATTGTGGATTTTCCTTTTGCCTAAAGAATTTCACTCAATCCTGGATGATTTGAATTATACAAAAATTGAGGTAGCTCTTTTTGGGGTGCTTCTTTTCTTAACGTATACGGTTGCAACAAAAAATAAATTTACTTTTGATGATGTGGCTTTTTCGACTATGTCTACTTTATATGTTGGCATTGGGTTTTACTATTTTATGGAGACCCGCTTCGCAGATCAGGGTCTGACATATCTCTTTTTTGCATTATTCCTTATTTGGGCAACAGATTCAGGTGCCTACTTTATAGGGAAAGCGATGGGAAAGAAGAAGCTTTGGCCTGAAATCAGCCCGAATAAGACTGTGGAAGGTTCACTTGGTGGTGTAGTCTGTGCTCTTGCCGTGGCGGTATTATTTATTATCTTCACAGATATTGATGAGTCCATGCTGGGATTATTAGTGATTACAGCCATCTTGTCAGTGTTCGGGCAAATAGGGGACTTAGTGGAATCAGCATTAAAGCGTCATTATAACGTAAAAGACTCAGGAAATATTCTGCCTGGCCATGGCGGGATTCTGGACCGTTTTGACAGCTTATTATTCGTCCTGCCATTGCTCCACTTTTTTCACTTGCTGTAAAGCAATGGGCAGAGAGCAGCTTACGAATATTAGATAACTGCCTAGCTCCAGCGCCTGCCCCCTCGAGGTCATAAGACGATCCTCCCAGAAAGGCAAAGAACGCCTCTCCGAGAGGCTCGTCTTATGCTAGTCGGGGGTGGGCAAGGCGCTTCCGCTTTTCTTATAGGAGGAGACTATGAAACATATCAGTTTAATGGGTGCAACAGGGTCGATTGGGACACAGACCCTTGATATCATTAAGGAACACCCAGAGGAATTTAAGCTAGCAGCCATGTCTGCAGGCAGAAATATAGATCTTGCCCGGAAAATTATCTCTGACTTTCAGCCAGAACTTGTTTCACTATCAGAAAAAAGTTCTGCAGATATTCTTAAAGCTGAGTTTCCCGGCATAACATTTACATATGGACATGAAGGTTTGATAGAAGTAGCTGTTTACCCAAAATCTGAAATACTGGTTAATGCAGTTTTAGGCAGCGTAGGACTTGATTCCACATTGCAGGCGATTGAGGAAAAGAAGACAATAGCTATCGCAAATAAGGAAACCCTTGTGACTGCCGGCCATCTGGTCATGGAAGCAGCAAAGCGAAACGGTGTAATGCTTCTTCCTGTAGACAGTGAACACTCAGCTATTTTTCAATCCCTGCAGGGGGAAAAAGAGAAAAATATTGAAAGGCTCATTTTGACAGCTTCTGGAGGAAGCTTCAGAGACCGCTCCCGCAAGGAATTAGAAAATGTGACAGTTGAAGAGGCGCTTAATCATCCGAATTGGTCAATGGGAGCAAAAATCACCATCGATTCTGCAACTATGATGAATAAGGGACTTGAAGTAATTGAAGCACATTGGCTTTTCTCCATGGATTACAGTAAAATAGATGTCCTTCTTCACAAAGAAAGCATTATCCATTCCATGGTGGAATTTCATGACAGCAGTGTAATCGCACAGCTTGGCACTCCGGATATGAGAGTACCAATTCAATATGCTTTAACTTATCCTGAAAGGCTCCCGCTCCGAACAGCAAACCGGCTGAATCTTGCTGAAATTGGCAAACTCCATTTTGAAGAAATGGACTTTGAACGCTTTCGCTGCCTGAAGTTTGCCTATGAAGCCGGAAAAGCTGGCGGATCAATGCCAGCTGTATTAAATGCAGCAAATGAAGCTGCTGTTGCTGCATTCTTAGATGGAAAGATTACCTTTCTGCAAATAGAAGATTTCATCGAAAGAGCACTGGGCAGCCATGACATTATCTCAAATCCAAGTCTTGATGAGATCCAGGAAACAGATTTGGAAACGAGGAAATATGTTAACTCGCTTCTATAAGCTTGCGTTCAAATGCTGAATGGTGGAAGCAGATATAAATTTCAATAACACTCACCAGCGCATTTGAACAACCTCTAAAAAAAGGTGGTTAAAACTTGAGTACAGTAATAGCCTTTATTGTTATTTTCGGGGCACTGGTATTTTTCCATGAACTGGGACATTTAATATTTGCAAAAAGAGCAGGAATTCTCTGCCGCGAGTTCGCTATTGGATTCGGCCCTAAAGTGTTTTCCTTTAAAAAAGATGAAACAGTTTATACGATTCGTTTATTGCCAATAGGCGGGTTTGTGCGCATGGCCGGTGAAGATCCCGAGATGGTGGAAATTAAACCTGGCTACCGCATTGGCCTGATCCTTGATGACAACGAGGAAGTAAGCAAAATTATTTTAAATAATAAAGATAAATATCCAAATGCAAGAATAGTTGAAGTTGAAGCTGCTGATATTGAGCATGCCCTTGAAATTAAAGGATATGTTGAGGGCGAAGAGGAAGAGTCAATTCAATTTTTTAAAATCAGCCGTTCAGCCGTACTGGTTGAGGATGGAACAGAAACGCTCATTGCCCCTTATGACCGTCAATTTGCATCAAAGACATTGGGCCAGAGAACTATGGCGATTTTCGCAGGTCCAATGATGAATTTTGTTCTTGCTTTTATCGTTTTTGTTCTAATAGCCTTATTGCAGGGAATTCCAACTAATGAACCTGCACTGGGCAAGCTGACCCCTGATGGTGCAGCTTATGAAGCTGGGCTTAAGGAAGGCGATTTGGTTCAAAGTGTTGATGGAGCAGAAATTTCAAGCTGGTCAGATGTGGTAGAAATCATTAGACAGAATCCAAGTGAAGAATTGGAGTTTTTGGTGGAAAGAAACGGCCAGGAGTATACAATACCGGTTACTCCAAAGGTTCAGGATGTTGAAGGCGAAAAGATTGGAATTATTGGCGTATATAGTCCAATGGAGAAATCACCTTTAAAGGCCATTACCTATGGAGCTAAGGAAACCTATTTCTGGACTAAAGAGATTTTTGTCATGCTAGGCAAGCTTGTCACTGGACAGTTCTCAATTGATGCATTATCAGGCCCGGTAGGAATCTATGTTTCAACAGATACAGTAGCCAAATCCGGCATCTATTACCTAATGAAATGGGCAGGAATCCTAAGCATAAATCTGGGAATTATGAACCTGCTTCCAATTCCGGCTCTCGATGGCGGAAGATTAATGTTCTTTGCTGTTGAAGCTGTAAGAGGGAAGCCGATTGACCGCCATAAAGAGGGGATGGTCCACTTTATTGGGTTTGCCCTTTTAATGCTATTAATGCTAGTGGTCACTTGGAATGATATTCAGAGATTTTTCCTGTAAAAACTTAGCTGAGCTGCATGCAGAAGAAGTGGGAGGGCTCTGGTCTCAGGAAGCTATTAGCTTTTTCTGAAGTCCGGGGGACCCTTCTTTTGTTGAAAAGCAGATTCGATACATATTTTTAATTGAGGTGCAAATAAATGAAACAGAGCATGACGCTTATTCCTACATTAAAAGAAGTGCCAGCAGATGCGGAAACAAGAAGCCACCAATTATTGCTTAGGGCTGGTTTTATCCGCCAGAACGCAAGCGGAATTTATAGCTATATGCCTTTAGCGAAAAAAGTTCTGCAAAAGGTTGAAGCGATTATCAGGGAAGAAATGGACAATGCAGGGACTGCCGAGCTTCTGATGCCAGCCCTTCAGCAGGCTGAACTATGGCAGGAGTCCGGGCGCTGGTATACATATGGACCTGAACTGATGAGAATGAAGGATCGCCATGAGCGAGAATTCGCTCTGGGTGCCACTCATGAAGAAGTGATTACCAGCCTGGTTCGTGATGCCGTAAAATCATATAAGAAATTACCATTGGCTCTTTATCAGATTCAGACAAAATTCCGTGATGAGAAGCGTCCTCGCTTTGGGCTTCTTCGCGGGCGTGAGTTTATCATGAAGGATGCTTATTCATTTCACTCAAATCAAGAAAGCCTTGATGAAATGTATGATAAACTTTATACAGCTTATTCCAATGTGTTCAGACGCTGCGGCCTGAATTTCAGAGCTGTCATTGCTGACTCGGGTGCAATGGGCGGTAAAGATACACATGAATTCATGGTTCTTTCTGAAGTTGGAGAAGATACGATCGCTTACTCAGATACTTCCGACTACGCTGCCAATATTGAAATGGCCCCAGTCATTGCACAATACTCAAAGAGCAATGAGGAACCTAAGGAATTGGAAAAGGCAGAAACAGAAAACCAAAAAACGATTGAAGAAGTTTCATCTTTCCTGAACGTGGCTAAAGAGCAGTGCATAAAGACGCTTCTTTTTAAAGCTGATGAAAAATATGTTCTTGTTCTTGTCCGCGGCGACCATGAAGTAAATGACATCAAGCTTAAAAATCTGCTTGAGGCCGCTGCCGTGGAGCTTGCTGGTGCCGAAGAGACGAAGCAAATTCTCGGCTGTGCTGTTGGTTCTTTGGGACCTATTGGAGTGAAGGATATTGATATCATTGCCGATCATGCAGTGGAAGCCATTGTGAATGGTGTATGCGGCGCCAATGAAGAAGGAATTCATTATATCAATGTTAATTCAGAGCGTGATTTCAATGTAACCCAATATGCAGATCTCCGTTTCATTCAAGTGGGCGACCCTTCACCAGATGGACAAGGAACG includes:
- a CDS encoding 1-deoxy-D-xylulose-5-phosphate reductoisomerase, translated to MKHISLMGATGSIGTQTLDIIKEHPEEFKLAAMSAGRNIDLARKIISDFQPELVSLSEKSSADILKAEFPGITFTYGHEGLIEVAVYPKSEILVNAVLGSVGLDSTLQAIEEKKTIAIANKETLVTAGHLVMEAAKRNGVMLLPVDSEHSAIFQSLQGEKEKNIERLILTASGGSFRDRSRKELENVTVEEALNHPNWSMGAKITIDSATMMNKGLEVIEAHWLFSMDYSKIDVLLHKESIIHSMVEFHDSSVIAQLGTPDMRVPIQYALTYPERLPLRTANRLNLAEIGKLHFEEMDFERFRCLKFAYEAGKAGGSMPAVLNAANEAAVAAFLDGKITFLQIEDFIERALGSHDIISNPSLDEIQETDLETRKYVNSLL
- the rseP gene encoding RIP metalloprotease RseP, with protein sequence MSTVIAFIVIFGALVFFHELGHLIFAKRAGILCREFAIGFGPKVFSFKKDETVYTIRLLPIGGFVRMAGEDPEMVEIKPGYRIGLILDDNEEVSKIILNNKDKYPNARIVEVEAADIEHALEIKGYVEGEEEESIQFFKISRSAVLVEDGTETLIAPYDRQFASKTLGQRTMAIFAGPMMNFVLAFIVFVLIALLQGIPTNEPALGKLTPDGAAYEAGLKEGDLVQSVDGAEISSWSDVVEIIRQNPSEELEFLVERNGQEYTIPVTPKVQDVEGEKIGIIGVYSPMEKSPLKAITYGAKETYFWTKEIFVMLGKLVTGQFSIDALSGPVGIYVSTDTVAKSGIYYLMKWAGILSINLGIMNLLPIPALDGGRLMFFAVEAVRGKPIDRHKEGMVHFIGFALLMLLMLVVTWNDIQRFFL
- a CDS encoding proline--tRNA ligase; its protein translation is MKQSMTLIPTLKEVPADAETRSHQLLLRAGFIRQNASGIYSYMPLAKKVLQKVEAIIREEMDNAGTAELLMPALQQAELWQESGRWYTYGPELMRMKDRHEREFALGATHEEVITSLVRDAVKSYKKLPLALYQIQTKFRDEKRPRFGLLRGREFIMKDAYSFHSNQESLDEMYDKLYTAYSNVFRRCGLNFRAVIADSGAMGGKDTHEFMVLSEVGEDTIAYSDTSDYAANIEMAPVIAQYSKSNEEPKELEKAETENQKTIEEVSSFLNVAKEQCIKTLLFKADEKYVLVLVRGDHEVNDIKLKNLLEAAAVELAGAEETKQILGCAVGSLGPIGVKDIDIIADHAVEAIVNGVCGANEEGIHYINVNSERDFNVTQYADLRFIQVGDPSPDGQGTIQFAKGIEVGHIFKLGTRYSEAMEAAYLDENGRTQPMIMGCYGIGVSRTMAAVAEQFNDENGFIWPRSMAPFDLHLVPINMKDEAQAAVAEELYTMLKRDRYEVLMDDRQERPGVKFADSDLIGLPIRITVGKKASEGIVEVKVRKTGEMHEIHKDQLAEKIAEMMSAL